CTTGTGGGCGTTCTGCGCGTGGCGCTCCATGCGCACGCCGAGCGTCTTCACGCCGCGCAGCACCAGGAAGCAGTCCATGGGGCCGGGCACGCCGCCCACCGCGTTCTGCAGGAAGCCCATGCGCTGGGCGAGCTCGTCGTCGCTCGTGCACACGAAGCCGCCCACCACGTCGCTGTGCCCGTTGAGGTACTTCGTGGTGGAGTGCGCCACCACGTCGAAGCCCAGCTCCAGCGGACGCTGGAAGTACGGGGTCATGAAGGTGTTGTCACACACCGAGAGGATCCCCCGCTTCTTCGCCGTCTCGGCGATGCGCGCCAGATCGATGAGCTTGAGCATGGGGTTGGTGGGCGACTCCACCCACACCATCTTCGTCTTCGGGGTGATGGCGGCCTCGAAGGACTCCGGGCGGGACAGGTCCACGAAGGAGAACTCCAGGCCATGGCGCCGGAACACCTTGTCGAAGATGCGGAAGGTGCCGCCGTACACGTCGTCCGAGACGACGACGTGGTCGCCCGCGTTGAGCAGGTGCATCAACATGGCCGTGCCGGCCAGGCCCGAGGCGAAGGCGAACCCATGCTTCGCGCCCTCGAGCGCCGCCAGACACTCCTGGAGCGCCTTGCGGGTGGGGTTCTGGGTGCGGCTGTACTCGTAGCCCTTGTGCTCTCCGGGACCATCCTGGACATAAGTGGAGGTCAGGTAGACCGGCGTCATGATGGCGCCGGTGGTGGGATCCGGCTCCTGGCCGGCGTGGATGGCGAGGGTGTCGAAGCGCATGGCGGCGAACTAGCACACTCCCCATGTCCCCGGGAGGCCGGGAGAACCCGGGACGGTGGGTGCGGAACGCTTGCCGGCGGGTGAAGAGTCGGAGAAGAGAGGGAACAGGCACACGGGAGAGGACACGTCGGGATGACGACAGCGGACCAGGGCTCCAAGGCGGGGGAAGGCATGTTCGCCAACCGCCTGCGCAAGAACGTGCGGCACTTCCGCAAGTGGGCGAAGGCCCGGGGGCTCACCGCCTTCCGCGTCTATGACCGGGACATCCCCGAATACCCCTATGCGGTGGACCTCTACGGCGAGCGGGTGCACCTGGTGGAGTACCCCCGCCGCAAGGCCATCAAGGGGGGGCTGGAGGAGCAGCGCGAGGAGGTGCTGGCGGCGGTGAAGGAGGTGCTGGACGTGCCGGCGGCGTACATCCACGTGAAGACACACCTGCCCCAGCCGTGGGGCCGCTCGCAGTACGGGCGGGTGGGCGAGAGCGGCGAGCGCCTCGTGGTGGAGGAGCAGGGGCTGAAGTTCTGGGTGAACCTGGGGGACTACCTGGACACGGGCCTGTTCATGGACCACCGGCTGACGCGGGCCCGAGTGCGGGAGGAGGCCCGGGGCAAGAGCTTCCTCAACCTGTTCTGCTACACGGGCGCCTTCACCGTGTACGCCGCGGCGGGCGGGGCCACGCGCACCCTGAGCGTGGACCTGTCCAATACCTACCTCGACTGGGCCGAGGACAACCTGGCGCTCAATGGCTTGTCCAATGCGCGCCACACCCTGCTGCGCGGGGATGCGCTCGCGTGGGTGCTGTCCCAGAAGGACAACCCCGAGGAGACGTTCGATCTCGTGGTGTGCGATCCGCCCTCCTTCTCCACGTCCAAGCGCATGCAGGGGACGTTCAACGTGCAGAGGGATCACGTGCGCATGCTGGAGGCGCTCGGCGCACTGCTGTCGCCC
The nucleotide sequence above comes from Cystobacter fuscus DSM 2262. Encoded proteins:
- a CDS encoding cystathionine gamma-synthase; this translates as MRFDTLAIHAGQEPDPTTGAIMTPVYLTSTYVQDGPGEHKGYEYSRTQNPTRKALQECLAALEGAKHGFAFASGLAGTAMLMHLLNAGDHVVVSDDVYGGTFRIFDKVFRRHGLEFSFVDLSRPESFEAAITPKTKMVWVESPTNPMLKLIDLARIAETAKKRGILSVCDNTFMTPYFQRPLELGFDVVAHSTTKYLNGHSDVVGGFVCTSDDELAQRMGFLQNAVGGVPGPMDCFLVLRGVKTLGVRMERHAQNAHKVAEFLVKHPKVSKATYPGLESHPQYALARKQMKGFGGMMTFDIKGGLDSARRFLKAVKVFACAESLGGVESLIEHPAIMTHASVPKETRELLGISDGLIRLSVGIEDAQDLIDDLKQALEVA
- a CDS encoding class I SAM-dependent methyltransferase, translated to MTTADQGSKAGEGMFANRLRKNVRHFRKWAKARGLTAFRVYDRDIPEYPYAVDLYGERVHLVEYPRRKAIKGGLEEQREEVLAAVKEVLDVPAAYIHVKTHLPQPWGRSQYGRVGESGERLVVEEQGLKFWVNLGDYLDTGLFMDHRLTRARVREEARGKSFLNLFCYTGAFTVYAAAGGATRTLSVDLSNTYLDWAEDNLALNGLSNARHTLLRGDALAWVLSQKDNPEETFDLVVCDPPSFSTSKRMQGTFNVQRDHVRMLEALGALLSPGGVLYFSTNFLGFELKDSAVRHYAKVEELTPGSIPEDFQRQQIHRCWRMVAPR